The genomic stretch agcagctcactgaccgcagaagaaacaggaataagtttgactttaatgtcagacacgctggaattgtctgacttttgatctgtttacaaCGATTATGCGAGCACGAATATTTAGACAACTTTTAACTggtcagaaaagatcttctgcacgTCTCAAagacaaagctaatgctagcgttagcattagcaaagattaaaagaataaaatcataattattttcataatCAAACANNNNNNNNNNNNNNNNNNNNNNNNNNNNNNNNNNNNNNNNNNNNNNNNNNNNNNNNNNNNNNNNNNNNNNNNNNNNNNNNNNNNNNNNNNNNNNNNNNNNTACTTGTAACTGTCCTCATTGTCTGATATTGTTTCTTCTGGGAGTGAGACCCCTTCTGTGTGGACTACCTTGCCTCTCTTTGTCACCATCTGACTGCATTTCTCAAGCCTGAATGACATCCTGATGGTggttctacactgaattactccccAGGAGACTATCCCCAGGTCCCCCACCCCTCACTCCCCAATAGAGTCACAACTGAATTCTGTTTGTCTGTGTCAATGGCCATGTTTTACTACAATTACAATTCAAGACAGGATACAAAAGACATTTAACACAATTCTGTGCAGAATAATAACAGTTATCAGtacataaaataatacaaattttaaaaaacatactatatgaataaaactatataaaaatatgatagttaaaaaaattatctatGATTGGAACATTTAAACTAACATGCCCTGTACTGATCTCTGgtgcagagaagaaaaatcagCTCATGGTTGCTGTCTTCAATCCAATGATTGGCACATTTTTAGTTATGACTGCTTACATGATGCCAGTAACATCCAAAGTCTACCAGCCATATTTGATTTCTACTAGACAAACATTTCtctaataaaaaagttgtaaatttctTATCAAAACCATTGTTCCTCTATTTAGAAAGTTTCAGTTCATGACAATTctctcacaaaaacaaaacaccaataATAATTGAAATTGTAGTCTTAGGTTTTATAACATTACAGAaatgtaatgttattttaacaaacGACACATCGTCTTTCTGAGCATCTTTCTTTAAAGcatcaacttttcatcaaagcCCTAGCGTTTATTTCTAGTCATGGTCATTTTATAGaagttgttgttcacctttcagcttatcccattTGGAGTTgccacagcgaaacagcacccactgtttcacattaGTGATTTGGCTGCCTCACGCAACCCTATATTTGAAAGGCACAAGGGAACCTTGATAGGCAGCAGTGTCAAAGGTCTTGCCTAAGAACCCAATCTgaatggagatcagtggacaccccgggGATTGAACCCAGGTCTCCTGCACGGCACAtacacttagcccactgagccttCCAGCCGTCCACTGGTCATTTTATAGAagcttaaacttttttaaagaaattaactttgttcaaatcacaaatgttGTTCAATGTACCACAGAAGAGTACAGATTAAAACTAGtaatgaacaataaaatcatttttcttcacaTACCTTTTGGTGGATTATCAGCCGACAGGAGCGGGTgcatctagatcaggggtctcaaactcgcggcccgcgggccatctgcggcccgcaggatgatgatttgcggcccgcgccTTCATATGAaagcccgcaaggctgatatgaatgacagttgttgtgtacagagctgaatgaaccaatcacagtgaggtatatggctctggaggcgggacatcggcgggctgtccagtgcctcgcttactcattcattcattcctccaatcagcaaggcggaggaggagccacgaagcaccaaacgcgattcacGTGATAAATCCTCGTGCCCCGCGCAGTGAATTTGCTGCTTgcggcttgtcaaaaaaaaaggtgtttctgaTCTACCAGCTCAGTCTGTGaatgtctctcttagaatgaacacacatatgatgtcgaggaatacgttttttacgtgctgactgttcctattgaATCAGAGCTCCTCAAGCTCCGATCctcaaacctgtagcccgccccgcgcggcgatccgctgcaccCGCCTGTCAGACGTGATCCTGAGTTTGGCTCGCGCCTGCGTGCGCgtgtctgtgaattttaaggttcacacaccggctgtgtcggcgcgcattccagtccNNNNNNNNNNNNNNNNNNNNNNNNNNNNNNNNNNNNNNNNNNNNNNNNNNNNNNNNNNNNNNNNNNNNNNNNNNNNNNNNNNNNNNNNNNNNNNNNNNNNNNNNNNNNNNNNNNNNNNNNNNNNNNNNNNNNNNNNNNNNNNNNNNNNNNNNNNNNNNNNNNNNNNNNNNNNNNNNNNNNNNNNNNNNNNNNGCccggcctcacccagactctgcctccagtggcccctggctgaattgagtttgagacccctgatctagatagataggcctttattgtcattgtcacaGGACAAAGAAATTGGAGCAAGTGTTACAGAGCTTGCagaaatttggaaaaaagaaatttaGCAAAGACATAAAATATAGAATATGTTCAAGAATTGTGcaagtatttaaataaacagatataCATGTGCATATATACATAaacaatatatacattttagaaacatatACATTGTGATGCACAAATAAGTTATCTGTTCATTTTGGATTTAACAAGGATATTGCTTTGGGgaagaaactatttttcagtctgtttgtttttgctctgatgCCGCTTTAGAGTCTCCCAGAAGGCATCAGGCCAACCAAGTATGAGCCGGGTGTGAACTATCCTTGATGGTGGTTTGAGCCCTGCTGAGGCAGCGCGCAGAATAAATGTCAGTCAGGTTGGGGAGGGGGTATCCTGTGATCTTCTTAGCTGTCTCTACAACTCTCTGCAGCCTCTCCTTTTTCACCACAGTGCAGCTGCCAAACCATACTGTTATGCAGTATGTGAGGTGGATTGAAGAGATAAAAGGTCAGCAGCAGGTTCGTGCTAAGATGGTTTTTCTTGAGGACCCTCAGGAAGTGTAGATGCTGCTGAGCCTTTTTGATGACAGCTGTGAAGTTGGCTGTCCAAGAGAGGTCATCAGAGGTAAGGATGCAGAGGAACCTGATGGTGTGGATCCTCTCCACTAGCTCACCATTGATATGGAGGGGGGCTGGGCTAGTGCTTTGCTTCCTGAAGTCGATGATGACCTCCCTGGTCTTCTTGGTATTTAGAGGGAAGTTGTTCTCTGAAGACCAGGTTGTCAGACTCCTCACCTCTGGAGATGAGACCAATCACTGTGGTGTTGTTGGCAAATTTGATGATCCGATTATTGTGGTGGGCTGGACTGCAGTCATAAGTGCAGAGGCAGTACAGCAGAGGGCGTAGCAGACAGCCCTGTGGGGAGCCGATGCTGAGTGTGCAGTTGGAGGACAGGTGGGGGCAAGTCTCACAGGCAGTGAACGGTTTGAAAGGAAGTTGTTAATCCAGTTGCATGTGGGGGGAGAGATGCCGAGAGTGACCAGTTTCTCACAGAATCTGTCCGGGATTATTGTATTGAAAGCAGAACTGTATGCTTTAAGCACTTTGCCAAGTACTCCATCCGGGCCAGCAGCCTTCTTTGGGTTCATCTGTCTGACATTGTGCTCCTGCACATTAAGTGGAGGTGTGCTGGGGGCTGGTGGGGTTGGGGGTGCTGCTGGAGCAGAGGGGTGTTGTTGTGAGAGTCCATAGCGAGCAAAGAAGCAGTTTAGCTCCTCTGCCTGTATAGCATTTGGAGCTGCTGTAGACACATCACAGCCTCTAAAGTAGGTGATGTCATGGATGCCTCGCCATACTTCTTGAGAGTTGTTGCTTGAGAGGTTGGTCCTGTGGTCTGCCTTGGCTTTTTTAATTCCTCTTTTCAGGTCAGCACTGtatagtagggctgggtatcaattgtaatttccagaaacaattcgatcCACAAGTccctgaatcgatttgattcagattttttttcgattcttcaatttcattcaattcaatttttagattacacatttatacacatttgattagaaatacattaataatctactatatcaTTTGAAAACCACTACTGAGCACTGATTTGCTTCAGTCAATGGAGTACtcagaaattaatgaaaaaatgtcaataactGCAACTGCCAGTCTATAACTGCTCCAGAGATGGAAGAGTTCTGGAGAAAGAGTAATACAGAAATTGcataaagatttatttagtgatggatgttttttgttttactttcctTTATGTCTTCATTCTGTCTCATGGCTGAAGGAAAGGGTTCAAAAAATAAGGTTAAGACAGAGTCATATCATCTCAATCAGTCGTACAGAtttgaagtttaaaagtttttgcattCGCAGATTCTCCAACACTGAAAACTGGTAAAAGTTTCTCAGTGAAAGTGTCTTTGTGAGTGTAGATGTGAGTCATGTCTTCAGGGTTGTAGAAGGACACCTCCCCTCTGTCATAGTCCAGCTGGACTCTGATCTTCTGGAGACCCTTGGTCACAGTGAGAAACCGACATAAAGTGTTAATATATTTTCCATTACAGTGTGATAAACACCAGCATCCATCTTCTGGTGAAACAGACCTCTCTCCCTTCCTGTTAACAGACTCTTTAGCCACACCAATGATCCATTTAGGATGAtctcccacctccacctcccagCTGTGTTTCCCTGATCTGAAACCCTCAGAACCAAAAACAGAAGCATATTTCATGTTTCTCTCTGGATTGTCAGGAAGCTGCTGAGGAGTTTCTCCTCGTCTCACACTAGTCAGATCATCAGACAGATAAAGCCATCCATTTGCAGTGTTTGGGTCGAGGAGGACGGGGCTGAAGTGGAccttctccttcatcttctcccAGACTCTGAAGGACAGGTTGCCCACATGTTTGGCCACATCTATCAGAGCTCCTGAGAGCAGCTGTGGGTCTGACAGCGAGCTCTGGGCCCTGGCTCTGCTCTGAGTGTCTTTAGAACTGCTGAGGAACGCCTCCTTgtctttctgcagctctgcttcaaCAGCACTGATAATTTCTGACAGAGAGGACATCTGCTCCTGGATCCTCTTCATCTCTCTGCTCACAGTCTTCctcttctgctcctcttcctccctcagaGCTGCCAGTCtggactcctcttcctccttcaggaactggtggagcttgttgaactctgctctgatctgtgtctctgtggacagcagctgcttcttGGAGTGTTGAATCATCTGATTGTATGTTTCCTCCACTTCTTTGtatttcatcttcttgtcctgCAGAGACTTTAAGTCAGatttcagctcctccttcagctctcTGACTGCTTCTTCTACAGGAACTACTCTGTGACTCTGGTGCAGAGAGAACTCACAAAcagcacaaaatatttttcgCTCGTCAGTACAGAACAGACTGGAATCTCCTGAATGTTTCCTGCAGACCTCCATGATCTTCTGCtctcctgtttttgtctctgatgATTCAGATTTCTGTCTTCCAGCAAACGAGTCAGCAAGTTCCTTCAGGCTGAAGTTCACAGCAGGAAACTCTTCAAAcgattttcttttacagatggGACAGTTTTTGTTCTGAGTTTGTTCCCAGAACTTCTGCAGACAGCTCCCACAGAAGTTGTGGTTGCAGCTCAGAGTTACAGGATCAGTGAAAGTCTCTGAACAAATGTGACAGTTCAGGTATTCCAGAAGAGCAGTTGTCTCAGCCATTTCTAACCAAAATCTTTCAGTCTCAGGACTCACCAGCTTCTGTCTTTAACTTCAGGATGAAAATATTcctcaaatctttatttttccagCAGAGATTTAAACACCTTTAATGGTGTCTGAGTTCAGTTCAACAAAGtcagaatacttttttttctttaagtgttaCAATATTTCCTCAGTCAGCCTTTTCATGCACTTTGTCAGCAGAAAGCTGAACTTTGGACCGTTGAGCAGCTGTCCAGTTATTTGCCTTCTTTTCTCAGGTAAGATGGGTTTGGTGTTGTTCAGAATGTCTTGAGATAAGTACTGCGACAGGTCTGTTCCTAACATTCATCTGTGTTTTTAGTGAATCTTGATGCACTGACTTCAGCCTCAGtctgctcctccacatcctgTATAGAAATTTACTTGACAATCTTCTCAGTAGCAGTTCTCTTTGTTCCTCCTTCACCTTTCCATTCACTCTGTGAACAACCAGTTTGTTTCCCAGCAGTCTTCACACCATCAAGTACCTATTTGTGTCAGGAACTGGAGTAGTAATACATGGGCACCTTTGCACATGCATGTGATGCGTCATATGGTGGCAGGGCATGGGCGGAGCCTATGATGTCAGCACGTAGTGTCATCACGTAGAGCATCATCAAGTTGGTGGGGCGTGTGCACGTGCACATCAGCAAGTAGGAGGACCATGTGGGGTTAACCAAATGGGGTGGTGTTTAATGATTGTTCATTGTTTTATGACGTGAGAAAATAGACTGCATAACGACATCTAATCCTAACCATTGAAATCTCTTATCATGAACCCATTATCAATTGTTTTATTACGTGATAAATTAGATTGCACACAATAACACCTGTCTCATAACCATTGTAATTCTTATTTGGCCCAGCAGGCCTTCCCAACATGTA from Oryzias melastigma strain HK-1 linkage group LG9, ASM292280v2, whole genome shotgun sequence encodes the following:
- the LOC112140953 gene encoding nuclear factor 7, ovary-like, producing MAETTALLEYLNCHICSETFTDPVTLSCNHNFCGSCLQKFWEQTQNKNCPICKRKSFEEFPAVNFSLKELADSFAGRQKSESSETKTGEQKIMEVCRKHSGDSSLFCTDERKIFCAVCEFSLHQSHRVVPVEEAVRELKEELKSDLKSLQDKKMKYKEVEETYNQMIQHSKKQLLSTETQIRAEFNKLHQFLKEEEESRLAALREEEEQKRKTVSREMKRIQEQMSSLSEIISAVEAELQKDKEAFLSSSKDTQSRARAQSSLSDPQLLSGALIDVAKHVGNLSFRVWEKMKEKVHFSPVLLDPNTANGWLYLSDDLTSVRRGETPQQLPDNPERNMKYASVFGSEGFRSGKHSWEVEVGDHPKWIIGVAKESVNRKGERSVSPEDGCWCLSHCNGKYINTLCRFLTVTKGLQKIRVQLDYDRGEVSFYNPEDMTHIYTHKDTFTEKLLPVFSVGESANAKTFKLQICTTD